In one window of Methanosarcina vacuolata Z-761 DNA:
- a CDS encoding Eco57I restriction-modification methylase domain-containing protein, which yields MKPLEKTLRNKLEKTVKEARDIAEAAARASLEQLGVGEASPFAYLSEDQKELRRKLRAHGRQLGDQRNPETGAQEISQLVEEVAYEHWHRMLFARFLAENNLLMYPDPVDPIAVTLEECEDMAVDEGAKNGWELASRYAARMLPQIFRPDSPVFQLILPPEHQQKLERLLADLPYEVFNASDSLGWVYQFWQAKKKDEVNDSGVKIGSRELPAVTQLFTEPYMVSFLLDNSLGAWWAAHRLTSEDLRSAASEEELRQKASIPGVPLDYLRFVKTDDGVWTPAAGTFDGWPNHLSELKTLDPCSGSGHFLVSSFLMLVPMRMEMEGLSAKDAVDAVLNDNLHGLEIDQRCVELAAFALALSAWCYPGTGGYRPLPEMNLACSGLTISTKKEDWLALAGDNNNLCMALEELYNQFKNANVLGSLVNPEAGLFRGTLVEMEWDDIAPILTKALSGEKDCEKTEMGVVAQGIVKATKMISDSYNLIFTNPPYLGDRKQSKTLKEFCYKQYPKAKNELATVLMERSIKLLSENGLFAGVMPQNWIFLKGSADLRKYWLKHICFKNIARVGGKGFSSPQAQGAYIALVLLENINVKNESRIACLDAYEYGTLEDKVRELIIGDITQINQLDQLKNPDARLLFDSQANGILIGQIACAPQGIKTGDDEKWRRRYWEVLFPSDDWRPFLSTVAKNTFWGGRSYVIDWSTGGQGMIRPRKDNVAVGNKGVAISQMGQFPCTLYAGELYDSNIAPIVPKEEDYIEILWRYFSSPEFHTELRKIDKKRSITNATFLKVPLQNVEVPSFALPKPFSEDPTQWIFHGHPTKSYEPLQVAVVRLIGYRWPAELDAKMELSDEARTWVKKCDELIPYADEDGIVCIPPVRGEASAADQLLNLLAAAYGESWSNDKLSELLKQADHAGKPLETWLREKFFTQHCKLFQHRPFIWHIWDGLRDGFGALVNYHKLDKKLLETLIYTYLGDWISRQKQDIANGVDGSQEKLDAAEGLKKKLELILEGEAPYDIFVRWKPIEKQPIGWDPDLNDGVRLNIRPFMSVPDMSKKGAGVLRDKPNINWNKDRGTDVESAPWYNPDPKKHPNYKGKEGERINDYHLSLKQKKEAREAAK from the coding sequence ATGAAGCCTCTTGAAAAAACATTACGAAATAAACTCGAAAAAACTGTGAAAGAAGCCAGGGATATTGCCGAAGCCGCTGCCAGGGCATCATTGGAACAGCTTGGTGTTGGTGAAGCTTCTCCTTTTGCCTATCTTTCTGAAGATCAGAAGGAACTCCGTCGTAAACTCCGTGCTCATGGTCGACAGCTTGGGGATCAGCGTAATCCTGAAACCGGAGCTCAGGAAATTAGCCAGCTTGTCGAAGAAGTAGCCTACGAACACTGGCACCGTATGTTATTCGCTCGGTTCTTGGCAGAGAATAATCTGCTCATGTATCCAGATCCAGTTGATCCTATTGCTGTGACTCTTGAGGAGTGCGAAGACATGGCAGTCGACGAAGGCGCGAAAAACGGATGGGAATTAGCTTCCCGTTACGCTGCCCGGATGCTTCCACAGATCTTCCGACCGGATTCACCTGTATTCCAACTTATTTTGCCACCAGAACATCAGCAGAAGTTGGAAAGGTTACTGGCAGATTTGCCTTATGAAGTATTCAACGCTTCCGATTCACTGGGCTGGGTTTACCAGTTCTGGCAGGCTAAGAAGAAAGACGAAGTTAACGACTCTGGGGTAAAAATAGGCTCCAGGGAACTTCCTGCTGTCACACAGCTTTTCACAGAGCCTTACATGGTTAGCTTCCTTCTGGATAATTCACTTGGCGCTTGGTGGGCAGCACATCGATTGACTAGTGAAGATTTAAGAAGTGCTGCAAGTGAAGAGGAACTCCGGCAAAAGGCATCAATACCAGGTGTGCCGTTGGACTATCTTCGTTTTGTCAAAACAGATGATGGCGTATGGACACCAGCTGCTGGAACTTTTGACGGCTGGCCGAACCATCTGAGCGAACTAAAGACTCTAGATCCATGTAGTGGATCTGGGCATTTTCTTGTTTCTTCTTTCCTTATGCTCGTGCCCATGCGTATGGAAATGGAAGGTCTCTCTGCCAAAGATGCAGTGGACGCAGTTCTCAATGATAATTTGCATGGATTGGAGATTGACCAGCGCTGTGTGGAACTGGCAGCCTTCGCCCTTGCTCTTTCTGCTTGGTGTTACCCCGGAACAGGTGGATATCGCCCGCTGCCGGAAATGAATTTGGCTTGCTCGGGCCTTACTATAAGCACTAAAAAGGAGGACTGGCTGGCACTAGCAGGAGACAACAATAACCTTTGCATGGCCCTTGAAGAACTGTACAATCAGTTCAAAAACGCTAATGTCTTGGGAAGTCTAGTCAATCCAGAGGCTGGTCTTTTCAGAGGCACACTTGTAGAAATGGAATGGGATGATATTGCTCCAATCCTTACCAAAGCGCTTTCTGGTGAAAAAGATTGCGAAAAAACGGAAATGGGTGTAGTAGCTCAGGGAATCGTAAAAGCCACCAAAATGATAAGTGATAGCTATAATTTGATATTTACAAATCCTCCATATCTAGGAGATAGAAAGCAAAGTAAAACGCTAAAGGAATTTTGTTATAAGCAGTATCCAAAGGCAAAGAATGAACTAGCAACTGTATTAATGGAGCGCAGTATAAAACTGCTATCTGAAAACGGCCTGTTTGCAGGTGTTATGCCACAAAATTGGATTTTCCTTAAAGGATCTGCCGACCTAAGAAAATACTGGCTAAAGCATATTTGTTTCAAAAACATAGCAAGAGTTGGCGGTAAGGGTTTTTCTAGTCCTCAAGCGCAAGGAGCGTACATTGCTCTAGTATTGCTGGAAAATATTAATGTAAAAAATGAAAGCCGTATAGCGTGTCTTGATGCTTATGAATATGGCACATTAGAAGATAAGGTCAGGGAACTTATTATTGGTGACATAACACAAATTAATCAACTAGATCAATTGAAAAATCCTGACGCTCGTTTGCTCTTTGATTCTCAAGCAAATGGAATACTTATTGGACAAATTGCATGTGCACCCCAAGGCATCAAGACTGGTGATGATGAAAAGTGGAGAAGACGATACTGGGAAGTTCTCTTTCCTTCAGATGATTGGCGTCCTTTCTTGTCTACTGTTGCCAAAAATACATTTTGGGGTGGGCGTTCATACGTCATTGACTGGAGTACGGGTGGACAAGGGATGATTCGGCCACGAAAAGACAATGTTGCCGTTGGAAATAAAGGTGTAGCAATAAGTCAAATGGGTCAGTTTCCTTGCACTCTTTATGCTGGCGAGCTTTACGATAGCAATATTGCTCCAATAGTACCCAAAGAAGAAGATTATATCGAAATATTATGGCGCTACTTTAGTAGCCCTGAATTTCATACAGAGTTAAGAAAAATCGACAAGAAAAGGTCGATTACAAACGCAACCTTTCTAAAAGTTCCTCTTCAAAATGTGGAAGTTCCATCCTTTGCTTTGCCTAAACCCTTCTCTGAAGACCCCACACAGTGGATATTCCATGGTCACCCAACAAAGAGTTATGAGCCTCTACAGGTAGCAGTAGTCCGTCTGATTGGCTACCGCTGGCCCGCCGAGCTGGATGCGAAGATGGAACTCTCCGATGAAGCTCGGACTTGGGTAAAAAAGTGTGACGAGTTAATTCCTTATGCCGATGAAGATGGCATTGTCTGCATCCCCCCAGTCCGTGGGGAGGCTTCTGCTGCTGATCAGCTCCTTAATCTACTGGCTGCTGCATACGGTGAGTCGTGGAGCAATGACAAGCTTTCGGAATTACTTAAACAAGCAGATCATGCAGGTAAACCATTGGAAACCTGGTTGCGTGAGAAATTCTTCACTCAACACTGTAAACTCTTCCAGCATCGGCCATTTATCTGGCACATATGGGACGGTTTAAGAGACGGTTTTGGAGCACTAGTTAACTATCACAAGTTGGACAAAAAGCTACTCGAAACACTGATTTATACCTACTTAGGAGACTGGATCAGCCGCCAGAAGCAGGATATAGCAAATGGTGTTGATGGCTCACAAGAAAAGCTTGATGCTGCTGAGGGCCTGAAGAAAAAACTTGAACTTATCCTTGAAGGTGAAGCCCCTTACGATATTTTTGTCCGCTGGAAACCCATTGAAAAGCAGCCTATTGGTTGGGATCCTGACCTTAATGATGGAGTACGTCTCAACATCCGACCATTTATGAGTGTACCTGATATGAGCAAGAAAGGTGCAGGGGTTCTCCGAGACAAGCCTAATATCAACTGGAATAAGGATAGGGGAACAGATGTTGAATCCGCTCCATGGTATAATCCCGACCCTAAAAAGCATCCCAATTATAAAGGTAAAGAAGGAGAGCGAATCAATGACTATCATCTGAGCCTGAAACAAAAGAAGGAAGCACGAGAGGCTGCAAAATGA
- the pglZ gene encoding BREX-1 system phosphatase PglZ type B, whose amino-acid sequence MRVIEHFIKKIRQAAVYNPDVQVAPACILWPDIDRQWEAVIPNLQNELPELFVLGDYNPEKRSGPAIWLRCVVADKVDDVDLPCDRTPIFYLPGFSRQDLRAVESCPDQLKPLVSLQYLGVIWSQVNAKDWTILAFLKSDQGGMGLDVALDNDTKNAMQMALCPLLDEEVELLKGKRIDKDYFNALLTGGDPVRDLLQWLDHGDTFRAEHDENEWKAFVELCKSQFAFDPEKDGVIVGATKLACHEGSWSPVWDRYREAPKRYPNIPAQIRKCKPPNGTIQWHLGGGKFDGWPQWNETQESKLRTDLSTLESMPSHEARKKLTELESQHKSRRSMVWMELGEAPLARAMEHLSVLASTTNTALAAGSVDDLMAGYTNAGWRADDAVMKALACVEKEEDFEAIKKAIQSIYITWAEESARYLQKIVEKSGYPGGSASSCKTLQYKDRECVLFVDGLRFDTAKRLVEMLASQEYKVEEKTVWSALPSITATGKPAVTPVRDKIKGEDSNTDFEPVVAETGQSLKGGYHLKKLLIDGGWEILERSSNGNVNGRAWCEFGNIDHDGHDRGWKLSKHLESTLSEIQDRVIRLLKAGWKSVHIVTDHGWLLLPGGLPKIDLPSALVESKWGRCASIKPGATTNERLYPWYWNSNQYFALADGISCFRNGMEYAHGGLSLQECLTLELNVSSGVSKVSAVSVELTDIVWKGLRCTIAVDGEFSGLSLDIRTQPGDSFSSVVLKVNPLKDNGTASVVVESEELEGVSATIVLLNSNGELVAQTDTVIGGGKE is encoded by the coding sequence ATGCGTGTCATAGAACATTTTATCAAAAAAATTCGTCAGGCTGCAGTCTACAATCCAGATGTGCAGGTAGCCCCTGCCTGCATTTTATGGCCGGACATCGACAGGCAATGGGAGGCTGTGATTCCTAACCTGCAGAATGAGTTGCCTGAACTTTTTGTCCTTGGTGACTACAATCCTGAAAAACGATCAGGGCCTGCTATCTGGCTGCGCTGTGTAGTTGCAGATAAAGTTGATGATGTTGATCTGCCGTGTGACAGGACGCCTATTTTCTACCTTCCGGGCTTCAGCCGCCAGGACTTGCGAGCTGTGGAAAGCTGTCCTGACCAGCTAAAGCCTCTGGTTTCACTCCAGTACCTTGGAGTGATCTGGTCGCAGGTCAATGCCAAGGACTGGACTATCCTCGCTTTCCTCAAATCTGACCAGGGGGGCATGGGCTTGGATGTCGCTCTGGACAACGATACCAAGAACGCCATGCAAATGGCACTTTGCCCTCTGCTGGATGAAGAGGTAGAACTCCTCAAAGGTAAACGGATAGACAAGGACTACTTCAATGCCTTACTTACTGGGGGTGACCCTGTCCGTGACTTGCTTCAATGGCTTGATCATGGGGATACCTTCCGTGCTGAACATGATGAAAATGAATGGAAAGCTTTCGTGGAACTTTGCAAGTCTCAGTTCGCTTTTGATCCGGAAAAAGATGGAGTTATTGTTGGAGCGACAAAACTGGCTTGCCATGAAGGATCCTGGAGTCCTGTTTGGGATAGATACCGCGAAGCTCCAAAACGATATCCTAATATTCCTGCCCAAATACGCAAATGCAAACCGCCCAACGGGACGATTCAGTGGCACCTAGGTGGGGGCAAATTTGATGGCTGGCCACAGTGGAATGAAACCCAGGAGAGTAAACTTCGCACAGATTTGAGTACTCTAGAGAGCATGCCATCTCATGAAGCCCGTAAAAAGCTTACAGAGCTTGAAAGCCAGCATAAGTCAAGACGCAGTATGGTGTGGATGGAGTTGGGCGAAGCTCCTCTTGCACGTGCTATGGAACACCTTTCTGTTCTTGCCTCTACCACGAATACCGCTCTGGCTGCAGGTTCCGTTGACGACCTCATGGCTGGTTACACGAATGCGGGTTGGAGAGCTGACGATGCCGTGATGAAGGCTCTTGCCTGCGTGGAAAAAGAAGAGGATTTTGAGGCAATTAAAAAAGCAATTCAGTCTATTTATATTACTTGGGCTGAAGAATCCGCCAGATACCTGCAGAAGATTGTAGAAAAATCAGGATATCCAGGTGGCAGTGCATCCAGCTGCAAAACACTTCAGTACAAAGATAGGGAATGCGTCCTGTTTGTAGACGGACTTCGATTTGATACAGCTAAAAGGCTTGTGGAAATGCTTGCTTCTCAAGAATATAAGGTAGAAGAAAAAACAGTATGGTCAGCTCTTCCCAGCATTACAGCAACGGGTAAGCCTGCGGTGACCCCTGTGAGAGATAAGATAAAAGGCGAAGATTCCAATACTGACTTTGAGCCCGTTGTTGCTGAAACGGGTCAGTCCCTTAAAGGTGGTTACCATCTGAAAAAGTTGCTAATTGATGGAGGATGGGAGATTTTAGAACGCTCATCGAATGGCAATGTAAATGGTCGTGCCTGGTGTGAATTCGGCAACATTGACCATGACGGTCATGACAGGGGATGGAAACTCTCCAAGCATCTTGAGAGCACATTGAGCGAGATTCAGGACAGGGTAATTCGTCTTCTTAAAGCTGGGTGGAAGAGTGTCCATATAGTCACTGATCATGGATGGCTTCTATTGCCAGGTGGACTACCAAAAATCGATTTGCCCAGTGCACTGGTAGAAAGCAAATGGGGACGCTGCGCCTCAATCAAACCTGGTGCCACAACAAATGAAAGGCTATATCCCTGGTACTGGAATAGCAATCAGTATTTTGCTCTTGCAGATGGCATTAGTTGTTTCCGTAATGGTATGGAATATGCTCATGGTGGTTTGAGCCTCCAAGAGTGCCTAACACTGGAACTAAACGTTTCGTCTGGAGTATCGAAGGTTTCAGCTGTTTCCGTGGAACTTACGGATATAGTTTGGAAAGGGCTGAGGTGCACCATTGCCGTTGATGGAGAATTCTCTGGGTTATCACTTGATATTCGCACTCAACCAGGAGATTCGTTTTCCAGTGTGGTTCTGAAAGTAAATCCGTTGAAAGACAACGGAACAGCTTCTGTAGTTGTTGAAAGTGAAGAATTGGAAGGGGTCAGTGCAACTATCGTTCTGCTTAATTCCAATGGTGAGCTTGTGGCCCAAACTGATACAGTCATCGGTGGAGGTAAAGAATGA
- the brxL gene encoding protease Lon-related BREX system protein BrxL — MSELDQIDRLAASSLDGYLVRKDLVRTFSRQFPVPTYVVEFLLGRYCASIDNDEIEEGLEIVQRQLNSRTVKAGEEELFKSRARENGEVKIIDLITARLDAKTDSYVATLPSLQLTDVRISSELVNEHERMLTGGFYAEISLNYDAAIAQESKGRPFGVESLREIQLSKRDVLNVMAEARKKFTTEEWKAFLLRSIGIEPTALSERVKNAFLLRMVPFVERNYNLVELGPRGTGKSHLFQQISPYAHLISGGKATVARMFVNNSTGQRGLVCQYDVVCFDEISGISFDQKDGVNIMKGYMESGEFSRGKESIRADGSMVLVGNFEVDVEHQQHVSHLFGPMPPEIRDDTAFMDRIHAYLPGWDVPKINKELLTDHFGLVSDFLSECWSQLRNQSRVSLLQNRVFYGGALSGRDTNAVNKTVSGLLKLLYPGDTTEIPEEELEWAVRIAMEARRRVKEQQKRIGAAEFRNTHFSYVMGEDGIEKFVSTPELQSENSIGGDPLEPGQVWAISPGSIDEHPGLYRIEVNEGPGSGVKILNKPVPQAFRESVNYAEQNLYSRFMQLVGDKDPRHHEFTVQLRAFDVSKSGAKLGMPSLVALCTSLLRRSVRGGLIIVGEIALGGSIEPIHNPVTIAEIAVEKGATALLMPVSCRRQLFDLSDDMATKIDIQFYSDVRDALVKAMVD, encoded by the coding sequence ATGAGTGAATTGGATCAGATAGACAGGCTGGCTGCCTCGTCTCTTGATGGATATCTGGTCAGGAAAGATCTTGTTCGGACTTTCAGTCGTCAATTTCCAGTACCTACCTACGTTGTAGAGTTCCTTCTGGGACGTTACTGCGCAAGTATAGATAATGATGAGATAGAGGAAGGACTTGAAATCGTCCAGCGGCAGTTAAATTCTCGCACCGTAAAGGCAGGAGAAGAAGAACTTTTTAAATCCAGAGCAAGGGAAAACGGTGAAGTGAAGATTATAGATCTCATTACTGCCCGCCTTGATGCTAAAACAGACTCCTATGTAGCAACATTACCTAGCCTTCAGTTAACAGATGTTAGAATCAGCTCTGAACTGGTAAATGAGCACGAAAGAATGTTGACTGGAGGGTTCTACGCTGAAATTTCTCTCAATTATGATGCAGCCATTGCCCAGGAAAGCAAGGGACGACCTTTTGGAGTTGAAAGCCTTAGGGAGATCCAGCTATCTAAGAGAGATGTACTGAATGTTATGGCAGAGGCTAGGAAAAAATTTACTACCGAAGAATGGAAGGCTTTTCTACTTCGAAGCATAGGCATCGAACCAACAGCCCTTTCTGAAAGAGTCAAGAACGCATTCCTTCTAAGGATGGTGCCTTTCGTAGAACGCAACTATAACCTTGTGGAGTTAGGGCCTCGCGGTACCGGGAAAAGTCATCTCTTCCAGCAGATTTCACCTTATGCTCATCTGATCTCCGGCGGAAAAGCTACAGTAGCAAGGATGTTTGTAAATAACTCCACTGGTCAGCGTGGACTTGTCTGTCAGTATGATGTAGTCTGTTTTGATGAAATTTCTGGCATCAGCTTCGATCAGAAGGATGGTGTCAATATCATGAAAGGATACATGGAATCTGGGGAGTTCAGCCGGGGCAAAGAGAGTATCCGTGCCGATGGAAGCATGGTCTTGGTCGGTAATTTTGAGGTAGATGTTGAGCATCAACAACATGTTAGCCATCTCTTCGGCCCCATGCCTCCGGAAATCCGAGATGACACTGCTTTCATGGATCGTATTCATGCTTATCTGCCAGGCTGGGATGTTCCCAAGATCAATAAAGAATTACTCACTGATCACTTTGGCCTAGTCAGTGATTTCCTTTCGGAGTGCTGGAGTCAGCTTCGCAATCAGAGCCGAGTTTCTCTGCTGCAGAACCGTGTTTTTTACGGAGGTGCGCTCAGCGGCCGGGATACAAATGCGGTAAACAAGACTGTTAGCGGGCTTTTGAAACTGCTCTATCCCGGAGATACCACAGAAATTCCAGAGGAGGAACTTGAATGGGCTGTCCGGATTGCTATGGAAGCAAGACGCCGTGTTAAGGAACAACAAAAGAGAATCGGTGCAGCAGAGTTTCGGAATACCCATTTCAGCTATGTTATGGGAGAAGATGGAATAGAAAAGTTCGTCTCTACACCTGAGCTTCAGAGTGAAAACAGCATCGGAGGAGATCCTTTGGAACCCGGACAGGTTTGGGCCATTAGCCCTGGCAGTATAGACGAACATCCTGGACTATACCGTATCGAAGTAAATGAAGGCCCTGGATCAGGTGTGAAAATTCTAAATAAACCGGTTCCACAGGCTTTCCGTGAGAGTGTGAACTATGCTGAACAGAATCTCTATTCTAGGTTTATGCAACTTGTAGGAGACAAAGATCCTCGCCATCATGAATTTACAGTCCAGTTACGAGCTTTTGATGTCTCAAAGTCTGGAGCAAAGCTCGGAATGCCCTCTTTAGTTGCCCTCTGTACTTCATTATTAAGGAGGAGTGTTCGTGGTGGTTTGATCATAGTTGGCGAAATTGCTTTGGGTGGTTCCATTGAGCCTATTCATAATCCCGTGACTATTGCAGAAATTGCTGTTGAAAAAGGTGCAACTGCCCTTCTTATGCCCGTTTCTTGTCGCCGTCAGCTTTTCGACCTATCTGATGATATGGCAACTAAGATTGATATTCAGTTTTACTCGGACGTTCGAGATGCTTTAGTCAAAGCTATGGTTGACTGA
- a CDS encoding DUF488 domain-containing protein produces MIRLKRIYEQPSDQDGFRVLVDRLWPRGLRKDEVRIDLWLKEIAPRDELRKLFSHNPEKWEEFRKCYLEELELKEEYVQKLIDKAKETDLTLLYAAKNEDFNNAVVLKEYLNSKLKRP; encoded by the coding sequence TTGATTCGACTGAAAAGGATTTATGAACAGCCATCAGACCAGGACGGATTCAGGGTACTTGTCGATAGGCTTTGGCCTAGGGGGCTTCGAAAAGATGAAGTCAGGATTGATCTGTGGTTAAAGGAGATAGCTCCTAGGGACGAGCTTAGAAAACTGTTTTCACATAATCCTGAGAAATGGGAAGAGTTCAGGAAATGCTATCTTGAAGAACTGGAGCTAAAAGAAGAGTATGTACAGAAACTCATAGATAAAGCGAAAGAAACTGACCTGACCCTACTCTACGCCGCAAAAAATGAAGATTTTAATAACGCCGTAGTTTTAAAGGAGTATCTGAACTCCAAATTAAAGAGACCATGA
- a CDS encoding glycosyltransferase family 4 protein, translating into MKKIRIGMFSWESLYSIRVGGIAPHVSELSEALAAEGHEVHLFTRGHENNDEIITGVHYHRVTCDQIGGIVEQMNLMCENMYNRFLNVREKAGEFDVLHGHDWHPVNVLCRIKAEFGLPFVLTFHSTEWGRNGNRYGDWWEAKEISHREWLGGYECSDVIITSTILKKEIQQIYKIPDYKLWKIPNGINVGKIKREVDPGNIKKHYGIHPCLPVVLFTGRMAYQKGPDLLIEAAARVLKKKNAQFVLIGEGEMRAHCEYQAHKLGIGNSCNFLGYAPDNTVIDWFNACDLVCIPSRNEPFGIVVLEAWDASKPIVASDAVALVENFKTGIIAYKEPSSIAWGLNYILEGLGRNRMGEKGNDLLKQKYNWKTIAEKTLEVYEKLVEKHKSSF; encoded by the coding sequence ATGAAAAAAATTAGAATAGGAATGTTTTCCTGGGAAAGTTTGTATTCCATACGTGTTGGGGGAATTGCCCCCCATGTATCCGAACTTTCAGAAGCTCTTGCAGCTGAGGGACACGAAGTTCACCTTTTTACACGGGGCCACGAAAATAATGATGAGATAATTACTGGCGTCCACTATCACAGAGTTACCTGTGATCAAATTGGGGGGATAGTGGAACAGATGAACCTGATGTGCGAAAATATGTACAATCGGTTCCTGAATGTAAGAGAGAAAGCAGGTGAATTTGACGTCTTGCATGGGCACGACTGGCATCCTGTAAATGTTCTCTGCAGAATAAAAGCCGAGTTCGGGCTGCCCTTTGTTCTGACTTTTCACAGCACTGAATGGGGACGTAATGGAAATCGTTATGGAGACTGGTGGGAGGCAAAGGAAATCTCGCATAGGGAATGGCTCGGAGGGTACGAATGCTCCGATGTGATCATTACTTCGACAATATTAAAAAAAGAAATTCAGCAAATTTACAAAATTCCCGATTACAAACTCTGGAAAATTCCTAACGGCATAAATGTGGGAAAGATTAAAAGAGAAGTCGATCCAGGGAATATAAAAAAGCATTATGGCATTCATCCGTGTCTTCCAGTTGTGCTTTTTACTGGAAGGATGGCATATCAGAAAGGGCCTGACCTGCTAATAGAAGCTGCGGCAAGGGTTCTGAAGAAAAAGAATGCACAGTTTGTACTCATAGGAGAAGGAGAAATGCGCGCCCATTGTGAGTATCAAGCTCATAAACTTGGGATCGGTAATTCCTGTAACTTTCTTGGGTATGCCCCGGATAATACTGTGATAGACTGGTTTAATGCCTGTGACCTTGTCTGCATTCCTAGTAGGAACGAGCCTTTCGGAATTGTCGTACTTGAAGCCTGGGATGCAAGTAAACCGATAGTCGCAAGTGATGCAGTCGCCCTTGTGGAAAACTTCAAAACAGGTATTATTGCTTATAAAGAACCCTCTTCTATTGCCTGGGGTCTAAATTATATCCTTGAAGGGCTTGGTCGTAACAGGATGGGAGAAAAAGGGAACGATCTTCTTAAACAGAAATACAACTGGAAAACCATAGCGGAAAAAACGTTGGAAGTATATGAGAAATTGGTTGAAAAGCACAAATCCAGTTTTTGA
- a CDS encoding ester cyclase: MSTEENKAIVRRFFEEGPSKGNLNIANELLSSDFTLHVPLPVSSGINGIKEVITSCRAAFEHLNVTIEDMIAEGDNVAARFTAHGIHKGDFMGLPITGKPITMTGIEIFRIKDGKIVELWGEANLLGLMEQLRNLSSPGNQD, translated from the coding sequence ATGTCTACAGAAGAGAATAAAGCAATAGTCCGTCGATTCTTTGAGGAAGGGCCCTCTAAAGGAAATCTAAATATTGCCAATGAACTGCTATCATCTGATTTCACTCTTCATGTTCCTCTTCCTGTATCTTCAGGAATAAATGGAATAAAAGAAGTAATCACCTCATGCAGAGCAGCCTTCGAGCATCTTAATGTTACAATAGAAGATATGATTGCCGAAGGAGATAATGTGGCTGCTCGCTTCACAGCCCATGGTATACATAAAGGCGATTTTATGGGTCTGCCGATCACAGGAAAACCAATAACTATGACTGGTATAGAGATCTTCCGTATTAAAGATGGTAAGATTGTCGAGTTATGGGGTGAGGCTAACCTTCTCGGCCTGATGGAACAGTTAAGGAATTTGTCTTCACCTGGGAACCAGGATTAA
- a CDS encoding cupin domain-containing protein, whose protein sequence is MKVIEMKSSPEKPNPHNVSVRTLYDTEHAQAVHIELKPGEALKKHITPTDVFFYILEGKGVVEIGDEQQEVSRDTLIESPAKVPHRLLNPGDGVFRVLVVKVPRQTESTRLL, encoded by the coding sequence ATGAAAGTTATTGAGATGAAGTCTTCACCTGAAAAACCAAATCCTCACAATGTAAGCGTTCGGACTCTTTATGATACAGAACATGCCCAAGCAGTACACATAGAACTCAAGCCAGGAGAAGCTTTAAAAAAGCATATCACTCCAACAGATGTCTTTTTCTATATTCTGGAGGGAAAAGGCGTAGTTGAGATTGGGGATGAACAACAGGAGGTCAGCAGGGATACGTTAATTGAAAGTCCTGCAAAAGTTCCTCATCGCCTTTTGAATCCTGGAGATGGAGTCTTTAGAGTACTTGTTGTTAAAGTCCCGAGGCAAACTGAATCCACACGTTTGCTGTAA